The sequence below is a genomic window from Ischnura elegans chromosome 2, ioIscEleg1.1, whole genome shotgun sequence.
GCTGATGCCTCACACTATTCCCATTTCAAAGAAGTCAATCTCCGATACATAATTGTTAGAAAACGTTTCTTACATACATTCAAAATTTctgatcaaaaaaataaattgataatccTGTGTTCTTCTAATAGAACaagtttcattgaaattaattgtgaggataAATAGAGCTGGTGACAGGTTATGAATGTACTAAAGAAGAAATGAATCTAATAATGCGAATACTGAAGAAGatgaaaatcattaattttattaaaattccagaaaatttaaattcatatcttCTTTAGTACATACAGTGTCCATTCAATAATTATCGAGACTGGTTCGCTGTAGCTTCAACAATGCGGTGGATGGGGTCTGACTTGTCAGCTTGGCCAGTTCAGTCGCCTCTGGGCATGTGTTGAGACAGCAGGTTGATTGTTGTGATGCTTGATTGTATGTGGTGTCATCATGCCAGCATTAAGCACTGTCGAGCAATGCTACGCTGTGAAGTTTTGTGTTAAACTCAGGAAATCAGCGTTGGAGACCCTTGAACTCATTAAAAGGCTTATAGAGATCATGCCTTAAGCCGCAAAAGAGTTTTTGAGAGGCACAAAATGTTTAAGGAAGGCCGTGAGCTCATTGAAGATGAGCACCACATCGGATGCCCGACGACTGCTCAAACCGATGCTCAGGTGGGCAAAGTGAGAAACGTTTTGGACTCTGACAGGAGTTTAACCATTGCTCTTATCATTGAGGAGACCGGGTTTTCAGTCGGAACCATCCACCCCATTGTAACAGAGGATCTTGTGATGAGGAAAGTGTGTGCAAAGCTGGAGCGATATCGCGTAATGCGCATGCGATCATCCATTGCCAAGAATTGGAAACTTCACCACGACAATGTGCCGCGCCACAGTGCATTTGTTGTGCAGCAGCTTCAAGCGAAATTCGGCGAGATAACATTGCCTCACCCCCCCCTACAGCCCCGACCTGGCTCCACCTGACTTTTTCTTGTTTCCGTGATTAAAAAGGGTGCTCAAAGGATATCGGTTCGACTCCATCTAGGCGGTTCAAGTGGTGACGACAAAGGCCCTGGGCAGTATTTCGAAAACTGATTTCCAGAGGGCTTTTGACGATTGCATCAATGCAGGAGGAATGTATTTTGAGGattataaagtaattattatgATAACCGCAATTAATTTAGATTTTTAGAATCAGTCCCGATACTTATTGAACGGACCCTGAACATAACCTTTCACCAGCACTATTTGTCCTtaccatttattttaacaaaatattgtgCATACCATACAGCTACATGCAGAGTGCTATTAGAAATAGTACTGATTGAAGAATTTTTAACTGGTGCTATCTAATGTTAGAAGTGAATGGCAATCCAGGTTTTGACGGCTAAATCCCTATTCAGAAAACAgttttttcactcttttcagaaaaaaacatcagTTCACCCTCTTAGAGATGAAATAGAAGAGCACAGGGAAAAAAGCAACAACTCAGCAAAATTCCTTGCTACAgtacaaaacaattttttccacaaCTCCCACTtagttgaagaaaatattttttcctctaagtATAATTAAGCTGAAGTTATCCAAGTTCCATCCTCGTTTCATTTCATTCAGATCCCTTGTGATAAAATGCGAGTCAGCTTTGATCAGGGCTCCAAATGAGCAATGTAGCTTTACCCCACCCTATTTATCCAGCAGAGAGGTGGCATAAGCTCCCATGACAATGCTTGCTGCTGTAACCATCAAGAACAATCATCAGCCACTTCACTATCATACCAGAAATAAGATTCTTTTTTATGGATGAAGTTTGAAGCAAACCAAGTTCACAAAGCTTTAAAAAACTTTCCGTTACATAGATACTTCCACAGCTTCAGCCGCGTGTACATAtgggggccgcccgcattgcagaaccacaattgcgACTTTTTTATATCTAAAGATAGTATTGTCTTAATTAcagtatacagtagactctcgttaacacgaacaatgttattatgaagttctcgtAATTACGAAGCAATTTGTTGGTCCCGACGAAGAGGCCTATCCattctatagtaaaagaaatgttacgacaaaattttcattattacaaaattacgaaaTTTCAACTTTGGCACTCTTGGAGTTTGCCGATGCGACACgacgtggcgtagaggaactcgcagtttgggcataatctgaacaaagtatcatttcatCCGGTGTGaggtcaggaactgttcagcatttcccCATTCCTTTTTCTGGCGGACAGCGATTTCTGTCGGCTTTAGCTACGTTGCAGCTAGATAAGATCAAGCTAGTTCAGTTGAGTTAACACACAATTGTGATATAGTGTTGCACTatgcaggataaccactctcctcaatgccttgtataggtttatcaactttcgAGCAAGGTCTCAGAACACATCTTCctcgtatatcgaggacttgcTCATAATTTAATCGTGTATATTGTACAATTGACTCTGAAGATTATTAGTGCGGGTgtttgaagagacaagaaattttgacaaagtatgttttttttctttcaatgattCCTGAGATGATGTTGCATTGGCCAACATCGCATCGCCCTActcgaaaggtgccaaatttcaAATGTCGGGCACGCTTGAACTTTCCCAATTTTCGTAtttctgaaagttcgtaaatcgtaTATTCGTAAGAAGAGGACTTACTTTACGTCCAATTTATGAGTGGTAATgtgtgggtcaccatgattccacaggaatgaagcttatcatACGTTGTtgcgtgcatactgaagtatctcctactgaagaaagaaccataattgacactcttgcacacagtgcacgaggagaacttaaacgtagcgcAATAGTAATTACATAGAGTCGTGTATATCCGCCTAAATGTCGTTGCTTATTCATGGAACTACAAAATACAGTTCTTGTAGCCGGTGAGACCAGAACTGATGTTCCTTATTTTATAATAGCGTTTCTTTTACCATATATTGGATAGGCCATTTCGTCGGCACCAATGATTTGCTTCGTTACAACGAGAACTTCGTAGTAAGGTTGTTCATAATAAAGACAGTCTACTGTAATTGTTTATCATCCCTACAGGAAAGGCTTGTATTGTGAATAAAGCAAGATTGAGAAAATTACTCAACTTACATCATAAAGCACATGAAAAACTTGGATGCCCCAGAAAAAATGCAACCAACATATCACCTCCATGCAGCAAAATCCCTAACGGAGAAGCCATGATTTTTATGATCCAAACAAATTTGTTGTATAGAGGACTTAGTGCAGTACCAGCCACAAGCTGTCTGTCTTGTCAAGCTGTCAATGAATAGTGATTATTAAATTCTAATGAAAGAGATGCTACTCATAATTTTGTCTTcctaatttctcatttaaaaattccaGATTCACAATGAACCAGCAACCAGCTTCACAATGAACACATAATTACACTCACCTTCATGAGAATAAAACCAAATGTGATGTCAAGTAAATACATTATCTGATACAGTGAAAATGAAACAGTGCTAATAATACTGGTTTTCTTCGTTCTTACCCTGAATTCATCCTTCCCACTAATTGACTGCAGATGATACTCCAAAGATCTACGCAGGCCCAGCTCTGGTCGACGGCATGCAGACTGAGCCCTTTCATGATCCCGTATCAAGGTCAACAAGGCTGAAAGAAGATGTTCCAAACTCCTGCCTCCACTTGAACTATCTGGGCTGAATCCAGGCTGCTGCTGTTGAACTACCAATGCAGCTAgttgttcaacaaaacccatacTGCATAATGAATCTGTGAAATGATTTTTGAGAAACAGGCATAAATTAGGAGGAGACATATTTGTTTGGTTCCCACATAGCAAAGCATATTATCTACACAACACGGAGAGCTTATTTTATGCTGCCCTAAAACACGCAATAGGGAAATATCATATTCACTTATGTTACAAGATACTTTAAAAACTTTCCATCAAAGGACCACCTACAGAACAAGTCAGACTGTACCACCATGAGCAGATATTTACTTGATCAACAACCAATCTTCCATTGGAAAGTTTTTTCATAGATTTGGAGTCACCTTTTAGTAAAATAACCATGGAATTACCCAAAGAAGAATACTGTTCAACAGTTCAGATTCAGGCTGAACAAGTTAAGTTAACAGTAAATCAATTGGGCCATTTGCAACCTTTTCAGACTGAGGGCTGCACCATCAAACTGATATGGCAATGTGGGCGGAAAATACTGCAATTCACatgagaaattttcataaatatttaaattataaaatgtatccAAATTACCATAGCAAGTATGCGCAGTATTTACAATACCAAGCAATATGCTTTGCTGGCTGTGTAAAATTTATGATCCCTTACAGTTGTATTGCATCCAAGGCTGCATGGGGCCCACAGATAACTCCTGATTTAGGCACCCAACTCGGTCAAATAATTCAatagtttgtttttatttaaccctcatatggatttacaaaattagttacgtccttggatttacggcgccgcagtgtcattttttgctattatctttcaaagttagcctgaatttacaagttttctgattgataatggtaaatacatctattatctttatttcttaccgtgttttgctagatttaaacccttattgctgaagttataacaaaaaatcttgaacgctgcattcttttccatttcttgccgtaatgctctttatttcagttctctttgtttgttattttcgagtaaaagttttaatttcgtgtgtaattgttgtttgaaatatttttctgatatgaagagctcgacaaactccgctttttaatgcttatattgtttataattttatgtatctaaatactaaaaatgatgaccgaataaaatttgtttatgcTTATATGTGAcctaattttgcttcactgcgtccacccatatgttatatctttgcagtgtatatagaaggataagttatttaacgttaaaaatggaaaagctgtaggttaagtgagaagagacgagtgttactttcgtgatttttacaagattctggcaatcaagacaaatcttacaaATATTCTAGGAGCCTATGtcctgcaataaaaaaaatcaagtctcattggttttgaaatataaataatatgggataataagcgacgtgtcaaagaacccaacgctgCTTTGGAGTTGGACCTAGAAGAGTcagtactcttttcctaccacggagccctattcccccactggggacgtgtaacccaagggaaaggtttccttagatatggacaaGTAAATGTTTTGAGTGGGAGtacatcagattaggttttactcctggattggtgggaaatcaaaaaaattaacttcttagaagtatgggttattgGTGGtgggggagaaggagcagctgccttttttctttcgtccagctctgcgtgagaaactgatggaATAATGCTCtagggtgacaaaaataccctcactttggaaggacttcccttaattaaaaataagtcacatacgggtgtattcactatggagatagaagaatccggaaaactgccatttctcgacgtcttggtgaagaagaatgacaacggaagcctaggccacgccgtgtatagaaaaccgaCATCAATAAATCGGTATCTCCatcttcttggaatgaagggagggccaccgcagGCTTTTGtgccctgtccctcatgcagggttggaaggatgaagaaaaagcaggcttgtgtatctaattgcctccttgcactcccaacctttttcgcgataaggattttctactcctacctgtcctaacgatctgggtattccctgatccttggcggtcgacacactaccaccccttcacctcaaaacaacctcctggcattccttctcctttctcctcctcgttcacccctttacgttagtaatacccccaatgaataaaatatctgtgcatctgagtacacaaagaaacgagaaatatgttcacaaattttcacctcacggtaaattgtcttttcatctattcataatgaaacgatttttaccatgtaaattctaaactcatcgtcaggaaatagaaattattttctatcacacaattagttgggtagttatcttgatttcaccccaatggtaaactgtcacgtcatcagtaattATATAAAcaccagcaattttgtatagactattgtagccgcaaagggatttttttcgaatgaaaggtacaagacatataacaataactgtgcgatgtgttcttcacggtagtcggtgaaacttctgaatctcctggcaagttacagttactaattcagcgagaaatattcacacaacggtgaggaagcattattctacgaattcggataatgcattgtgttaaatttttcttagaattctgcttggagtaattctaaacacaGTCACCCTAGGATTTACCCAAAGGtaactatcaccacggcaggtacgtggacgcggagcggagaaggtgcccaagccaAACTAAGttggaaatcatggaaaaaacaaccttggctagccatgacttcctatgaataattcttgcgaaaagatgatgTTTTGTCATTGAACATTATAACtaggcaaacataatgattcttagctaaaagagaaagcacaattggtattgtaatattttcctttggttaaacaatttcacttggtttataagtttaaaaaaaatttaatgataggattataaatagattatagcatttcatatgaaacataattgctttgacactagcgttgagagtgcagaccctgacgtagcgacgaggaaattctcggcccaagcaaaactaagtcggaggcccatgaaaaaacaactttgactagccatgagtttttatgaataattcttgtaagaagatgaagttttgtcaatgaacatcataacgaggcaaatattttgattcttagctaaaatagaaagcaaaattggtatggtaatattttccttttgtttaacaatttcattttgtttatcgtaaatccaacgacgtaactattttcattagaggccaataaaatgtaaactatcacaCTATGCTAACAGAATTTTgtatgtagacgaagaaagcagaaaaaatatactactgaaaatttcaaaatgatccattggaatggaaaatttttacaccacttttaaaaccgtgagcgccgctaaggcgcagcaaatccatatgagggttaaagatatgttcatcttaaaaaaatataatggaagatAAACAAAATCCCTCCAATAAAGAAAAATACCCCATGATGATTCATCAAGAGATCAACAATAATAGTGGCTACCTTTGGTTTGCTGTAGGTACACATAAATATGTTCAGCTCTCGATTAAGCAGAGAGATTCCATTACTTTCAGAAAATGAAGATATCTACAGCAATATTCATGATGGTTTGGCTGCTGAAATCCTTTTATTTAACCTACATAACATTCACATAAGAAGCAAGGAGTGGGACCTTGAAATATAACTTGAAAAATGCATGAGAGAACAGTTGTCGAGGAAGATGTTCCacctttgttatttacaaagaacTTGGCTGTAATAAAAGCCTCAGGCACAAATAATTAGTGAATGGGTTTGGAATCGCCCCACTTTCAGGATGTCAGATTTGcaagataatttttaatattttggctaTGGTTTTAATATATTCTTTGTTAGAGAAGCAGGTCAGACAGGAGGCTAGAGAAATGAGGAATAAGAAAGCAAGAATAAGCCCAGGAGTGAAGTTGAATAGAAGTGAGTCGTCATGAATGGAGAAATAACCTGGGAGGAATACCATCAATAACAAGCAGAAATGACACCTTTCTTCCCACCTACCATTCTgtggatttaattttaatttcagaagaAGTAAGATTGCAAAAATCTTAATCAGCGAAAAGAGTGAGTACGTTCAATGGATTGCATGAAATAAACTTAAATGAAGATAAGGGTCAATGtatgccatgaaaatttcaagataatgccaaaatattaatagaaaaattatgcaaagaaaTCAGAAATCAGTAGGAGTGATGCATCTGCCAAACTCACAGTTTCCCAGAATTAaataactaattttatttaaacacacTGGTACATTTCCTTACCTGAAGCAATGGTTTCATGTggtttaaacaaataaaaatcaataaattcaacTTTGTTATATCCCAAATTTCCAGAGTCAACATAATGATTCTTAATGTTCAAATgatttttaagtaagaaaaacaGTCTACATTCAAGGGAGACCATCTTTTGCActtttataaatagaaaaaacTTTGCAACTCAGATGTAATCCAAATCTCCCCATCAATAATATCTGACAATATGAATAACATGCTATGTTACTACACCTGCATGAAAACCATGAGCACAAGTAATATTTGAGAATTTGACGTATATACTAGCCAGAAAGGCACCTCATTAGACATGGGATGGAAGTTGTTTAGCTCCAAAGAACCACAATAGTCCATCGAGACTTGAAAACTCAATCAAAGTAGTATGTACTTTCACATCTTTGTCGATGGATATTTTGCTTTATAGGGGTCAACTTGAtccaaattaaggaaaaaaatgtcagCATTGATATTGAGagtcaatttaaattattcattttgtgtaaaaaattctagggatttaataaaaaatatgaaaaacaataacTCTGTCTtgagaaaatgatttaaaattattaattgatttgaaatcagagttagatttgaaattttgagcacagaataaatattaccaaaatcCGTACCTATCTCAGTATGACGTCCTCACTAAATCTCAAAGGTACTCAAAATACTGTATCCCTTGTGCTGATTgggtacatttaaaaaatattgttctcGGTAAATACTTGTACGCAATATTCTTGGAAATCCATCCATTTcttgtaatattttcattaacttagCATTGCTTTGGTTCAGGGATGAAGAGAATCATGTTGACAAATATCAGGCCCAATACATATTGGCATTTATCTTGTTGAGGATACACCCAACCCCTACCCTACCCCATTTCCGCATTCAAGAGAAATGGATTAGATTTCTATTACATATGGATCAAATACTTGTGTTATTGTAATGCCTCAGAATTATATAATGTCCACTTACAAATACACTTGTTAGTTTAAACTATGTATAACAAACTCCTTTCTCATTTATACCTGGCATTCTTAAGGAGTTTTCTTAATTTACATGCGCTCATGCCAGACTGGGCAATTAACACACAaagctttttcaaaaatataaatatcactttTTCACGGTATCAGCTCGAGAACCACATGAAAAATTAATGCTGGAAAAATATCCTACCTATTATCTCTGGAGTCTGTGAACACAACGATGTAAGGAGAAATGAAGACTTGGTCTTCAGTTTTTCCACCCGGCTCTGCATTGAGCGTAATAATACCGAAAATCCATCATGCTGGGCGAAGGTGTGCAATGCTTTTGGATTATCCCTAAGGATAcctagaaataaaagaaaaaatttcatcaatatctCTAAGATGCAcgttaatgaaataatattgctgaaataattaattactttatgAATTTGTATCCTCACATGAAATAGCATAGAGAGATTTAACGCGGGTTAATTCGTTGTGACTTTGGTCCAGCAGTTTCAACAACATGGGTAGAAAATCCATTTCAATTGCTCTCTCCTGGCAATAAGGATTATTCTGTGTTAACTCTGCAATCACATTAGCAGCCTTCCACTGCAAGGATGGATGACAGGAATGCAGACATGGCTCGAATACAGTAAATCCTCCTATTTTATGAAAATCTGAAACAAATGATATTAGAATGATCAACTCGGTAATACGGTGGGTCTAGTTCAAGTTGATTCCgataattaatcaaaaattatcTACCGTTTGCTACGTCTAAGTTTTCAACACATCCAGATACTGTTTCCAGGGCTTCTTCATATTCTTTAGGGTCATCATTTACTGAGAGAGAACcagcattttttaataaatcaatagCCTGCAGTAAAATTTGTATAACATCCGTAGTCATGTATTTCAATGCATTGTCAAGCCATTTCTTGCGCTGAAAATTAAAGAAGCGCATACACACGTTATAAACAATACATATGCAATCGAAGTCTAGACCTACATTACCAAAAAGGAATGAAAGCTTACTTCCTCGTCCATAGGAAGAACTTGAGAGCCTGACTGTCCCTGGGTTCTTGCCTCCATGCTAAATCTCAACAGATCTTGCAAATTCGAAGGCTGTCTGGGTTGATTGGGATTTACAGAGACATTTTCTCCCTCTTGCCTACTAG
It includes:
- the LOC124153747 gene encoding hsp70-binding protein 1-like; this encodes MGSKNSGSDNTRMPRAMGAIANNPSRQEGENVSVNPNQPRQPSNLQDLLRFSMEARTQGQSGSQVLPMDEERKKWLDNALKYMTTDVIQILLQAIDLLKNAGSLSVNDDPKEYEEALETVSGCVENLDVANDFHKIGGFTVFEPCLHSCHPSLQWKAANVIAELTQNNPYCQERAIEMDFLPMLLKLLDQSHNELTRVKSLYAISCILRDNPKALHTFAQHDGFSVLLRSMQSRVEKLKTKSSFLLTSLCSQTPEIIDSLCSMGFVEQLAALVVQQQQPGFSPDSSSGGRSLEHLLSALLTLIRDHERAQSACRRPELGLRRSLEYHLQSISGKDEFREEGDYCHELLKVVFSGDPEEEER